In Sporosarcina sp. PTS2304, a genomic segment contains:
- a CDS encoding undecaprenyldiphospho-muramoylpentapeptide beta-N-acetylglucosaminyltransferase, whose protein sequence is MKQPVIVLTGGGTAGHVSVNQALIPVFLEKGYRVHYIGSKEGIERELIGDSHPDVVYHAIQSGKLRRYFSMKNFSDPFRVGAGTLQALAILRKLKPELVFSKGGFVSVPVVMAAKLANVTVVVHESDVTPGLANKLALPFSSQIFTVFEQTLQYVPPGKSTCTGPIIRPELFTGDEERGLQFTGFTHDKPIFIVMGGSQGSAVLNDAVRKSLPELLKQYQIIHLCGKGNAEEELKGLAGYAQFEYVTTELPDLLAAADFAVSRAGSNAIFELLAIHKPMLLIPLAASKSRGDQILNASYFASKGLALQVEEEQLPNEPLQYLFAKLEKEKSRLLSNIEKTTKPKTPEKMVELILSFQK, encoded by the coding sequence ATGAAACAACCGGTAATCGTGTTAACAGGTGGCGGGACGGCAGGGCATGTGTCTGTCAATCAGGCGTTAATTCCTGTGTTTTTAGAAAAAGGCTATCGCGTGCATTATATCGGATCAAAAGAAGGGATCGAACGAGAGTTAATCGGAGATAGTCATCCAGACGTTGTTTATCACGCCATACAAAGCGGGAAACTGCGACGCTATTTCTCTATGAAAAATTTTAGCGATCCTTTTCGAGTAGGCGCTGGGACGCTTCAAGCACTTGCGATTTTACGGAAGCTGAAGCCGGAATTGGTCTTTTCTAAAGGAGGGTTCGTTTCTGTTCCTGTCGTGATGGCAGCGAAACTTGCCAATGTGACAGTGGTCGTACATGAGTCGGATGTCACGCCCGGCCTTGCAAATAAATTAGCACTGCCCTTTTCCTCACAGATTTTCACCGTATTTGAACAAACCTTACAATATGTTCCACCCGGTAAGTCTACTTGTACCGGTCCGATTATTCGTCCTGAATTATTTACAGGGGATGAAGAACGCGGGTTACAATTCACCGGCTTCACACATGACAAACCTATTTTCATTGTGATGGGGGGGAGCCAAGGGTCTGCTGTGCTGAATGATGCGGTACGCAAGTCGTTGCCTGAGTTGCTAAAGCAGTACCAAATCATTCATTTATGCGGGAAAGGCAATGCGGAGGAAGAGTTGAAAGGTCTCGCAGGGTATGCACAGTTTGAATATGTGACGACGGAATTGCCTGATTTGCTGGCGGCGGCAGATTTCGCTGTGTCACGTGCGGGATCGAATGCGATATTCGAATTGCTGGCGATCCATAAACCGATGCTGCTCATTCCGTTGGCTGCATCCAAGAGCCGCGGCGATCAAATTTTGAATGCATCATACTTCGCATCAAAAGGCCTCGCCCTACAAGTAGAGGAAGAACAGCTACCGAATGAGCCGCTACAATACCTTTTCGCGAAATTAGAGAAGGAGAAAAGTCGGTTGCTGTCGAATATAGAAAAGACGACAAAACCAAAAACTCCTGAAAAGATGGTAGAGTTGATTTTGTCGTTTCAGAAATAA
- a CDS encoding YozE family protein yields the protein MDRSFYHFALRYRGGGRDDVKALFAEKMFRDASFPKDEEDFDSLSRYIEDQADDDLRSTTFDELYAIYVDLCSM from the coding sequence ATGGATCGATCCTTTTATCATTTTGCGCTTCGGTATCGCGGTGGTGGTAGAGATGATGTGAAGGCGTTATTTGCTGAGAAGATGTTTCGCGATGCCAGTTTCCCAAAGGATGAGGAGGATTTCGATTCGTTGTCACGCTACATAGAAGATCAGGCAGATGACGATTTGCGTTCGACTACTTTTGATGAACTCTATGCGATCTATGTGGATCTATGTAGCATGTAA
- the msrA gene encoding peptide-methionine (S)-S-oxide reductase MsrA, which produces MAIQNATFAGGCFWCMVKPFDQYEGVRSVTSGYTGGHTVNPTYEEVCTNATGHREAVNIEFDDEVISYKELLTVFWQVIDPTDAGGQFHDRGESYKTAIYTHSKEQQQEAEQSKQELQASGKFSSPIATDILPAHPFYAAEDYHQQYYEKNPGHYNRYHVGSGRAGFIEKHWGNRS; this is translated from the coding sequence ATGGCGATACAAAATGCAACGTTTGCGGGCGGTTGTTTCTGGTGTATGGTGAAACCGTTCGATCAATACGAGGGTGTCCGTTCTGTAACGAGTGGCTATACCGGTGGCCATACAGTCAATCCGACATACGAAGAAGTGTGCACGAATGCGACTGGACATCGGGAAGCTGTGAACATTGAATTTGATGATGAAGTAATTTCGTATAAAGAATTATTAACAGTATTTTGGCAAGTGATCGACCCAACAGATGCGGGTGGACAGTTCCATGATCGTGGAGAGTCTTATAAAACTGCGATCTATACACATTCTAAAGAACAACAACAGGAAGCGGAGCAGTCGAAGCAGGAATTACAGGCAAGCGGAAAATTCTCTTCGCCGATTGCGACGGATATTTTACCCGCTCATCCGTTTTACGCAGCGGAAGACTATCACCAACAGTATTACGAAAAAAATCCGGGGCATTATAATCGGTACCATGTAGGATCGGGCCGTGCAGGATTTATCGAAAAACATTGGGGGAATCGCTCATGA
- a CDS encoding GTP-binding protein, whose amino-acid sequence MIDVYLLSGFLGSGKTSGLVQLIEQVKQSGRLPAVLMNEFGEMNIDSQIVEDTGEVPLKELLNGCICCSGAESTEAQIQSLLADYPHVDVLFIETTGAAHPVEALDAVYSPLFAAQLCVKGIITIVDAKRWIDRDALSPRMLALFLEQIRHAHFMVLNKTDLLSDDELATVTMQVSQLNPYAPLVQTVNAKVDFRYIEKMIDASSAPTHEVQTGSGLPIASKVLTFDQPVDQEHFEAWVRTLPDTIYRMKGYIQLEGSRYSHLFQYAYGMVQWIPEYIQLPSTLVIIGEQLQHVKYEPKN is encoded by the coding sequence ATGATTGATGTATATTTACTGAGTGGCTTTTTAGGAAGCGGCAAAACGTCAGGACTCGTACAACTGATCGAGCAAGTGAAACAGTCAGGGAGGCTTCCTGCAGTGCTTATGAATGAGTTCGGTGAAATGAATATTGACAGTCAAATTGTCGAGGACACCGGAGAAGTACCTTTAAAAGAATTATTGAATGGCTGTATTTGCTGTTCGGGTGCAGAGTCTACAGAAGCGCAAATCCAAAGCTTGCTGGCGGATTACCCTCATGTGGATGTGCTGTTTATCGAAACGACCGGTGCCGCTCATCCTGTCGAGGCGTTAGATGCGGTTTACTCTCCGTTATTCGCTGCGCAACTCTGTGTCAAAGGAATTATCACAATCGTCGATGCGAAGCGCTGGATCGACCGTGACGCATTGTCTCCACGAATGCTCGCTCTATTCCTCGAACAAATACGTCATGCCCACTTCATGGTGCTCAATAAAACGGATTTATTGTCTGATGATGAGCTGGCCACTGTAACAATGCAAGTGTCGCAGTTAAATCCGTACGCACCGCTCGTACAGACCGTCAACGCGAAAGTGGACTTCCGTTATATAGAGAAGATGATTGACGCCTCTTCAGCACCTACGCACGAAGTACAGACAGGCAGCGGTCTTCCAATTGCGTCTAAAGTGCTGACGTTTGACCAGCCGGTTGACCAAGAGCATTTCGAAGCATGGGTGCGTACATTGCCCGACACGATCTATCGGATGAAAGGCTATATTCAATTGGAAGGATCCCGTTACTCTCATTTATTCCAATATGCCTATGGAATGGTGCAGTGGATTCCGGAATATATCCAACTTCCTTCTACGCTCGTCATTATTGGCGAGCAACTGCAGCACGTCAAATACGAGCCGAAAAATTAG
- the deoD gene encoding purine-nucleoside phosphorylase, producing the protein MSIHIDAKKGDIADTILLPGDPLRAKYIAETFLEDVVQYNSVRNMFGFTGTYKGKRISVQGTGMGVPSISIYTTELMQEFDVQKLIRVGTCGAIQKDVKVRDVILAQGATTNSSINDVTFGPIRFAPIADFDLLMKAYNAGKEKGLNLQVGNIYTEDFFYNEDGQHEKLARHGVLAVEMEAAALYTLAAKYGRQALAVLTVSDHILTGEITTPEERQLTFNDMIEVALEAAIAE; encoded by the coding sequence ATGAGCATACATATTGATGCGAAAAAGGGCGATATCGCCGACACGATTTTATTACCGGGAGATCCACTGCGCGCGAAGTACATCGCCGAGACATTTTTAGAAGATGTCGTGCAATACAATTCGGTACGTAACATGTTCGGTTTTACCGGAACATACAAAGGAAAGCGCATTTCTGTCCAAGGAACGGGTATGGGCGTACCTTCCATCTCGATTTACACGACAGAACTTATGCAGGAATTTGATGTTCAGAAATTAATCCGTGTCGGAACTTGCGGCGCTATCCAAAAAGACGTAAAAGTACGTGACGTCATTTTGGCTCAAGGCGCAACAACGAACTCATCTATAAACGATGTTACGTTCGGACCGATTCGTTTCGCACCGATTGCGGACTTTGATCTATTGATGAAAGCGTATAATGCAGGGAAAGAAAAAGGCTTGAATTTGCAGGTAGGGAACATCTACACAGAAGATTTTTTCTACAACGAAGACGGGCAGCACGAAAAGCTGGCACGCCACGGTGTATTGGCTGTTGAAATGGAAGCGGCGGCATTGTATACGCTAGCAGCGAAGTACGGTCGCCAAGCACTGGCTGTCCTGACAGTAAGTGACCACATTCTTACAGGTGAGATTACTACTCCTGAAGAGCGTCAATTGACATTCAATGACATGATCGAAGTCGCACTAGAAGCAGCCATCGCTGAGTAA
- a CDS encoding DegV family protein: MKKIHIVTDSTAALTDELIEQYAIHVVPLTLQIDGRAYTDGVDITSEQFIDLMRESKDLPKSSQPAVGVFQALYDELGKDGNPILSIHMTGGMSGTVKSAEAAAQASTADVTVVDSMYISHALTFQVLEACRLAEEGKSVQDIVKELDNVRKRSSLYVVVDVLDNLVKGGRIGKGRAMFGSLMNIKPIATLQDGVYTPVAKVRSHKQVVSYLLEEFKKETAGKVIRSVGIAHANGLAMGEPLKKKIEELGVPVKLSYTTPIVSTHTGEGAIGFMYYTE; encoded by the coding sequence ATGAAGAAAATTCACATTGTCACGGATTCGACAGCGGCCCTAACGGATGAACTGATCGAACAGTATGCTATTCATGTTGTGCCGTTGACGCTACAAATCGACGGACGCGCCTATACGGACGGAGTCGATATTACGTCCGAACAATTCATCGATCTCATGCGGGAATCAAAAGATTTGCCGAAAAGTTCACAACCGGCAGTCGGTGTATTCCAGGCGCTTTATGATGAGCTGGGCAAAGACGGCAACCCGATCCTGTCAATTCATATGACCGGTGGAATGAGCGGAACGGTGAAATCGGCAGAAGCAGCAGCACAAGCTTCTACTGCGGATGTAACTGTTGTGGATTCGATGTATATTTCACATGCATTGACTTTCCAAGTGCTTGAGGCTTGTCGTCTAGCAGAAGAAGGCAAGTCTGTACAGGACATTGTGAAGGAACTAGACAATGTCCGCAAACGTTCCTCTTTATATGTCGTAGTGGACGTGCTAGATAATTTAGTAAAAGGCGGTCGTATCGGCAAAGGACGTGCAATGTTCGGCTCATTGATGAATATTAAGCCAATCGCGACGTTACAGGATGGGGTTTATACACCTGTCGCAAAAGTGCGTAGCCATAAGCAAGTGGTGTCGTATTTACTGGAAGAGTTTAAAAAAGAGACAGCAGGGAAAGTGATTCGTAGTGTAGGAATTGCGCATGCCAATGGACTCGCGATGGGTGAACCGTTAAAGAAGAAAATTGAAGAACTTGGGGTTCCAGTAAAGCTTTCGTATACGACTCCTATCGTCAGTACGCATACGGGTGAAGGTGCAATCGGTTTTATGTATTACACAGAGTAA
- a CDS encoding hemolysin III family protein, translated as MKDPFDYKTFSEERWNAITHAIGFVLSIPALVYLILAGVERGSALYVVSFTIFGASMLLFLMSTLLHSMPEKVKSFFSILDHSAIYVLIAGTYTPFLLVTIQGALGWTLFGIVWGLTLFGILFKVFYIHRFEKLSLALYIVMGWLIVFAIKPLYEQLPTAGLLLLIIGGLFYTFGSVFYMWRRVPYNHAIWHLFVIAGSAAMYFSVLLYV; from the coding sequence ATGAAAGATCCATTTGATTACAAAACCTTTTCGGAAGAACGATGGAACGCGATCACTCATGCGATTGGCTTCGTTCTAAGCATCCCTGCGCTCGTCTACCTCATTTTAGCTGGTGTCGAACGGGGATCCGCGCTGTACGTCGTCAGTTTCACGATTTTCGGTGCGTCCATGTTGTTGTTTCTCATGAGTACGCTACTACATAGTATGCCTGAGAAAGTGAAATCGTTTTTCTCGATTCTTGACCACTCCGCCATTTATGTACTCATTGCGGGAACGTATACACCGTTTTTACTCGTCACGATACAAGGCGCTCTTGGCTGGACGTTGTTTGGTATCGTCTGGGGCCTGACGTTGTTCGGGATTTTGTTTAAAGTGTTTTACATTCATCGCTTTGAAAAGTTGTCGCTCGCCCTCTATATCGTCATGGGCTGGCTGATCGTCTTTGCGATTAAGCCACTATATGAACAGCTACCTACAGCTGGTCTTTTGCTGCTGATCATCGGTGGGCTGTTTTATACGTTCGGTTCTGTATTTTACATGTGGCGGCGCGTGCCGTACAATCACGCGATCTGGCATTTATTCGTCATCGCCGGCAGCGCAGCCATGTATTTTAGCGTCCTTCTCTACGTGTGA
- the msrB gene encoding peptide-methionine (R)-S-oxide reductase MsrB, with translation MKEDLKNRLTEMQYHVTQESGTEPPYRNEFDAHFEEGLYVDIVSGKPLFSSHDKFDAGCGWPSFSKPVESEEVTEHFDTKFGMRRTEVRSKTADSHLGHVFPDGPQETGGLRYCINSAALRFIPVADLEKEGYGEYAGLFE, from the coding sequence ATGAAAGAAGATTTGAAGAACCGTTTAACAGAGATGCAATATCATGTGACGCAGGAAAGTGGAACAGAACCACCATACCGCAACGAATTCGATGCACATTTTGAAGAAGGTTTGTATGTGGATATCGTTTCCGGGAAGCCGTTATTTAGTTCGCATGACAAGTTTGACGCAGGTTGTGGATGGCCAAGCTTTTCTAAACCGGTAGAGTCTGAGGAAGTGACAGAGCATTTTGATACGAAGTTCGGTATGCGCCGTACGGAAGTCCGCAGTAAGACAGCTGACTCGCATTTAGGACATGTCTTCCCAGACGGCCCTCAAGAAACAGGGGGATTGCGCTATTGCATTAATTCGGCAGCGCTGCGTTTCATTCCGGTGGCGGATCTGGAAAAAGAAGGATACGGTGAGTATGCCGGACTATTTGAGTGA
- a CDS encoding SGNH/GDSL hydrolase family protein, which produces MRRMILWLFVFSLFLSGCQAPFSQKKDKTMTLAEREAVLFEPFSIPDNFIPQRIHVLGLGDSLTQGVGDERKEGGYFGRLTTDMEQWKGVMDVEAVNLAKRGRRSDQLLEQLEDPNVQEAIVQADYIVFTIGGNDLMKVVKGNFMKMKLSDFYKELGKFETRIDEVFEILRLYNPTAPIIVAGLYNPFSVVTDEVQEFEQIIEDWNHSIEERAQRDGTACFVPVEDLFHSNENLVYHTDFFHPNSKGYDQMENRFVEEMKSCPAVTLEVE; this is translated from the coding sequence ATGAGAAGAATGATCTTGTGGTTATTCGTCTTCTCGTTGTTCCTGTCAGGGTGCCAAGCCCCATTTAGCCAGAAGAAAGACAAGACCATGACTTTGGCAGAACGTGAAGCCGTTCTCTTTGAACCGTTTTCGATTCCAGATAATTTTATTCCGCAGCGTATACATGTACTCGGTTTAGGGGATTCGTTGACACAGGGTGTCGGGGATGAACGAAAAGAAGGCGGTTATTTCGGACGCTTGACAACAGATATGGAACAATGGAAAGGCGTCATGGACGTAGAAGCGGTCAATTTAGCGAAACGCGGGCGCCGTAGTGATCAATTGTTAGAACAACTAGAAGATCCGAATGTCCAAGAAGCGATTGTACAGGCTGATTATATCGTCTTTACAATCGGCGGCAATGATTTGATGAAAGTAGTAAAAGGGAATTTCATGAAAATGAAACTATCAGATTTTTATAAGGAACTAGGAAAATTTGAAACGCGCATCGATGAAGTGTTTGAAATTCTACGACTCTATAATCCGACCGCTCCGATTATTGTAGCTGGACTGTATAATCCGTTTTCTGTCGTGACGGATGAAGTACAGGAGTTCGAACAGATTATAGAGGACTGGAATCACTCGATTGAAGAACGCGCACAACGAGATGGCACGGCTTGCTTTGTGCCGGTAGAAGATTTATTTCATTCGAATGAAAATCTCGTGTATCACACAGACTTCTTCCATCCGAACAGTAAAGGCTATGATCAGATGGAAAATCGTTTTGTGGAAGAGATGAAAAGTTGTCCAGCCGTTACGCTGGAAGTGGAGTGA
- a CDS encoding YpmS family protein, which produces MNGWKVAFFSLAGLVAAAFVALILLVGGTTASPPLPESSATQEEGYTLVLNTTKNNFEGIANTYIRKAVKGALPVELSMGDDVLLTSELTVFSYTLPLAMHFDPIVQEDGNLLLKQSSMELGQLNIPPSTVLKLLKNSVELPSWMVVRPKEEEIFIDLQDLPISGDVQVKAKEVNLAQDEIILEVLIPKN; this is translated from the coding sequence ATGAATGGTTGGAAAGTAGCATTTTTTAGCTTAGCAGGGTTAGTGGCGGCTGCATTCGTCGCGCTGATTTTATTGGTCGGCGGAACTACCGCTTCCCCTCCTTTGCCTGAATCATCCGCAACGCAAGAGGAAGGCTATACGCTAGTACTCAATACGACGAAGAATAATTTTGAAGGTATCGCAAACACGTATATACGAAAAGCAGTGAAAGGTGCATTACCAGTAGAACTCTCTATGGGAGACGATGTGTTATTAACATCGGAGCTAACGGTGTTCTCTTATACATTGCCGCTCGCCATGCATTTCGATCCGATTGTCCAAGAAGACGGAAACTTACTCTTGAAACAATCGTCTATGGAATTAGGGCAATTGAATATTCCGCCTTCCACTGTGTTGAAGTTGCTGAAAAATTCAGTGGAACTGCCTTCGTGGATGGTCGTCCGTCCGAAAGAAGAGGAAATTTTCATTGATTTGCAGGATTTGCCGATCTCAGGTGATGTACAGGTGAAAGCAAAAGAAGTGAATTTGGCGCAAGATGAGATTATATTGGAAGTGTTGATACCGAAAAACTGA
- a CDS encoding CAP domain-containing protein produces MKKTLSLILLSSALVLPHQTAEANTFTDAKPQHYTWNIQKQDKYTYYYGQYHSGYQKPTRPTQPTTQPPAQPSKPSETSTTANVSAVEQAVLNLTNAERTKAGLQPLQIDVALQKSAKQKSADMAANHYFSHTSPTYGSPFDQMKSHGVTYRQAAENIAMGQRSAQEVVTAWMNSAGHRQNILTPGFTHIGIGYDANGHYWTQQFIQK; encoded by the coding sequence ATGAAAAAAACGTTATCACTCATCTTATTAAGCTCAGCACTAGTATTGCCACATCAGACAGCTGAGGCGAACACGTTTACAGACGCTAAGCCTCAGCACTATACGTGGAACATCCAGAAACAGGACAAGTATACGTATTACTATGGACAGTATCATTCAGGCTATCAAAAGCCGACACGTCCTACTCAACCGACGACACAGCCGCCAGCACAACCTAGCAAGCCGTCAGAAACTAGTACGACTGCAAATGTTTCAGCAGTGGAGCAAGCAGTACTAAATTTAACGAATGCAGAACGTACGAAAGCAGGTTTGCAGCCACTGCAAATTGACGTCGCTTTACAGAAATCTGCCAAACAAAAATCAGCAGACATGGCAGCGAATCATTATTTCTCTCATACGAGCCCTACATACGGTTCACCTTTTGATCAGATGAAGAGTCACGGCGTTACGTACCGTCAAGCTGCAGAAAATATCGCCATGGGTCAGCGCAGCGCACAGGAAGTTGTGACGGCTTGGATGAACTCAGCAGGTCATAGACAGAATATCTTAACACCGGGCTTTACGCATATCGGTATCGGCTATGATGCAAACGGTCACTATTGGACACAGCAATTCATTCAGAAGTAA
- a CDS encoding MATE family efflux transporter, with protein sequence MTTATNTLQRKSTLFIKIMIPILITQVALYLMSFFDILMTGRYNTYHLAGVTIGSSFWIPVYTGLSGILMGLTPIIAQQIGAKNKTDVRPTVQQALYVSLALSAIIFLLIRLVVLPAITKMPLDGQVVTVASSYLIGMSIGLVPLMAYTVLRSFFDALGATRVSMFIILLSAPINIILNYLLIFGNFGFPELGGAGAGYASGFTYWLVFLIAVLIAWLSRHFKEYELFSRWQRISFIRWKEILLIGIPIGLSIFVETSIFSVVTLLMSSYSAHVISAHQIALNFTSLLYMVPLSVSMGTTILVGQSIGAKRADDAKAYTKLGIGFAVAFSFLSIFILLMFRESIASMYTPDAAIITLAMQFFIYAALFQLSDAVQAPIQGALRGYKDVTMTFIVGLISFWIIGLPTGFLLARFTELGPYGYWVGLIVGLTVGASILSLRLRYIQNKQR encoded by the coding sequence ATGACAACTGCAACGAACACATTACAGCGAAAAAGCACGTTATTTATCAAAATTATGATTCCCATCTTAATTACACAAGTCGCCCTCTATTTAATGTCGTTTTTCGATATCCTCATGACCGGACGTTACAACACCTATCATTTAGCAGGCGTGACGATCGGCAGTTCATTTTGGATTCCTGTCTACACAGGGCTGTCAGGCATTTTAATGGGGCTTACTCCTATTATCGCCCAGCAGATCGGCGCGAAGAATAAAACCGACGTCCGCCCTACTGTCCAGCAAGCATTATACGTATCTCTCGCCCTTTCGGCAATCATTTTCCTGCTGATTCGGTTAGTAGTGTTGCCGGCCATTACAAAAATGCCGTTAGACGGGCAAGTCGTCACAGTGGCGTCCAGCTATTTAATCGGCATGAGCATTGGATTAGTGCCGTTGATGGCGTATACAGTGTTGCGTTCATTTTTCGATGCACTCGGCGCTACACGCGTCTCGATGTTTATTATTCTGTTGTCAGCTCCTATTAATATTATCCTAAACTATCTGCTGATTTTCGGGAACTTCGGCTTTCCGGAACTAGGCGGGGCGGGTGCCGGATATGCGTCGGGTTTTACATATTGGCTCGTATTTCTCATAGCGGTGTTGATCGCCTGGCTTTCTAGACATTTTAAAGAGTATGAATTGTTCAGCAGGTGGCAACGAATATCGTTCATTCGGTGGAAAGAGATTTTATTGATCGGAATTCCAATCGGTCTGTCGATTTTCGTGGAGACGAGTATATTTTCAGTCGTCACATTGCTCATGAGTAGTTACAGCGCCCATGTCATTTCCGCACACCAAATTGCGCTGAACTTTACGTCACTTCTTTATATGGTGCCGTTAAGCGTCTCGATGGGTACGACCATTTTAGTAGGCCAGTCGATAGGAGCGAAACGTGCTGATGACGCAAAGGCTTATACGAAACTCGGCATAGGCTTTGCGGTAGCATTTAGTTTCTTATCCATATTCATCTTGCTGATGTTTCGTGAATCCATTGCTTCTATGTATACGCCAGATGCAGCGATCATTACACTTGCGATGCAGTTCTTTATCTATGCCGCGTTATTCCAGCTGTCTGATGCTGTACAAGCGCCTATACAAGGTGCACTGCGTGGATACAAAGACGTGACGATGACCTTTATCGTCGGACTGATTTCGTTTTGGATTATCGGACTGCCTACAGGTTTCCTGCTCGCTCGCTTCACTGAACTCGGCCCGTACGGTTATTGGGTCGGATTAATCGTCGGTCTGACTGTTGGAGCTAGTATCCTTTCGCTACGTCTGCGGTACATTCAAAATAAACAACGATAA
- a CDS encoding S41 family peptidase yields MNENESNGGLEPEKKPTSRYIRIKPFSLIMLIFALVLATAAVTFFALTVGDEKVVEVVKPKQVGNERKEFQKLFDAYDQLKQTYFDEVDDQVVLDGAINGMVDALGDPYSDYLNVKEAEQLNESISSSFEGIGAEIQESNGYISVVSPIKNSPAEKVGLLPNDTILSVDGKSIQGMSSSEAVLLIRGEKGSTVTLSIKRGERQDPFDVKIVRDVIPLHTVYAEMLDDHVAHINITSFSENTYEELLEALNEMTDKGMQGVLIDVRQNPGGILTGAIDISNLFLEEGKTILQTEEKGKSPEIYPASDGQKVTVPVALIVDDGSASASEILAGALKESAGIPIVGVKTFGKGTVQSPTQLPDGSNLKLTTAKWLTPDGNWIHKKGIEPDVSVPYPSYASLPFLDASEEMEEGLVSPSVEAAEEMLEAVGYDPGEVDGLYDASTAEAVKTLQKDLQVEVTGILTGDTTVGLMKKLRDKLKNDDPQLLKAKEIVVKEINS; encoded by the coding sequence ATGAACGAAAACGAGTCAAACGGTGGGCTGGAGCCGGAAAAGAAACCGACGTCTCGCTATATCCGCATCAAACCGTTTTCGTTGATCATGCTTATTTTTGCCCTTGTGCTGGCGACAGCAGCCGTTACATTCTTCGCACTGACCGTTGGTGATGAAAAAGTAGTAGAAGTTGTCAAACCTAAGCAAGTGGGAAATGAACGAAAAGAATTTCAAAAACTTTTCGATGCATATGATCAACTGAAACAAACGTATTTTGATGAAGTCGATGATCAAGTCGTCTTAGACGGCGCGATCAATGGAATGGTGGATGCACTAGGTGACCCGTATTCCGATTATTTAAATGTCAAAGAAGCAGAACAGCTGAATGAAAGTATTTCTTCTAGTTTTGAAGGGATCGGTGCCGAGATTCAAGAGTCTAACGGCTATATTAGTGTCGTTTCACCTATTAAAAATTCGCCTGCAGAAAAAGTAGGATTATTACCGAACGACACCATTCTTTCAGTGGATGGCAAAAGTATTCAAGGCATGTCTTCTTCTGAAGCGGTGCTGTTGATTCGTGGGGAAAAAGGCTCGACGGTTACGTTGTCTATTAAACGGGGGGAACGTCAAGATCCATTTGACGTAAAAATCGTTCGTGACGTCATTCCATTGCATACTGTATATGCGGAAATGCTAGATGATCACGTCGCCCATATTAATATTACGTCTTTCTCTGAAAATACGTATGAAGAATTATTGGAAGCGCTAAATGAAATGACAGACAAAGGGATGCAAGGTGTCTTGATCGATGTGCGTCAAAATCCAGGCGGTATCTTAACCGGTGCCATCGATATTTCCAATCTGTTCCTTGAAGAAGGGAAAACGATTTTACAGACAGAGGAAAAAGGCAAGTCTCCCGAAATCTATCCAGCATCTGACGGTCAAAAGGTTACAGTTCCTGTCGCGTTAATTGTAGATGATGGCAGTGCTTCGGCTTCTGAGATTTTAGCAGGTGCATTAAAAGAGTCTGCTGGCATTCCGATAGTCGGTGTTAAAACGTTCGGTAAAGGAACGGTACAATCTCCGACTCAATTGCCGGACGGTTCGAATTTAAAGCTAACGACAGCGAAATGGTTAACTCCTGACGGCAACTGGATTCACAAAAAAGGCATCGAGCCTGATGTTTCTGTACCGTATCCTTCATATGCGTCTCTTCCATTTTTAGATGCATCAGAAGAAATGGAAGAAGGACTCGTTTCTCCTAGCGTAGAAGCAGCAGAAGAGATGTTGGAAGCTGTCGGCTACGATCCGGGTGAAGTGGACGGATTGTATGACGCCAGTACGGCAGAAGCTGTGAAAACTTTGCAAAAAGACTTGCAAGTCGAAGTAACGGGTATACTCACAGGCGACACAACTGTCGGCTTAATGAAGAAATTACGTGATAAGTTGAAGAATGATGATCCACAGCTATTGAAAGCGAAAGAGATTGTGGTGAAAGAGATTAATTCATAA